Proteins encoded within one genomic window of Falco biarmicus isolate bFalBia1 chromosome 14, bFalBia1.pri, whole genome shotgun sequence:
- the LOC130158949 gene encoding sodium/hydrogen exchanger 2-like — MSLLEDVILENVSWAAEEVQGNESSKHAFFSLDYQHVQVPFEITLWIMLASLAKIGFHLYNKLPSVVPESCLLIFVGLIMGGIIYGLNDKSPPVMDSDIFFLYLLPPIVLDAGYFMPSRPFFENIGTILLYAVVGTIWNVFGIGFSLYGICQVKAFRLQDVSLLHNLLFGSLIAAVDPVAVLAVFEEIHVNEKLHILVFGESLLNDAVTVVLYKLFRSFCEMPTIKSVDVFAGVGKFFVVGLGGVLVGLTFGMTAAFTTRFTKDIRVIEPLFVFLYSYLSYLTAEMFHLSGIVAIIACAMGMKRYVEANISLKSHTTVKYFMKMWSSVSDTLIFIFLGVSTIGENHEWNWPYICFTVIFCLIWRALGVLVLTFFVNRFNVNTITSKDQFIIAYGGLRGAICFSLVFLLPDFHRKKLFIAATTVVILFTVFVQGMTIRPLVDLLAVKRKRESAPTVGEQIHIRFLDHLLAGIEDISGHWGQYYWKDKLEYFNSKYLQKILLREYDQPKSSIVLLYEKLERKHAIELAEAGQLGHAASHPSLLNNRTVISDKKLVDALNPDVLENIQEILARNLYRIRRTGPAYNRHTLPGETEPAEHAKEILILRHKSLRVEVSGDGTGSCRKEKDDSYLAQGDSSTQPKLCRSFTVGNVEKVREVKENRSKSVCVIPPPQPSGTACAEKKETEKELTLEM, encoded by the exons ATGTCGCTGCTAGAGGATGTGATCCTGGAGAACGTCAGCTGGGCTGCCGAGGAAGTGCAGGGCAACGAATCCTCAAAGCACGCGTTTTTCTCTCTGGATTATCAGCATGTCCAAGTCCCCTTTGAAATCACGCTCTGGATCATGCTTGCATCCTTGGCCAAAATAG GGTTCCATCTCTATAACAAGCTGCCTTCTGTTGTTCCCGAAAGCTGTTTATTGATATTCGTAGGACTCATCATGGGGGGAATCATCTATGGCTTAAATGACAAGTCACCGCCCGTTATGGACAGCGAtatctttttcctttacctTCTACCACCCATCGTGCTTGACGCAGGTTACTTCATGCCCAGCCGTCCCTTTTTTGAGAACATCGGCACTATCCTCCTGTACGCGGTGGTGGGGACGATATGGAACGTGTTTGGGATCGGCTTTTCCCTGTACGGGATCTGCCAGGTGAAGGCGTTTCGCCTGCAGGACGTGTCACTGCTCCACAACCTCCTGTTCGGCAGCCTGATCGCCGCTGTGGACCCCGTGGCTGTGTTAGCCGTCTTTGAGGAGATACACGTCAACGAAAAGCTACACATTTTGGTCTTCGGCGAATCGCTCCTGAACGATGCGGTGACGGTG GTGCTCTACAAGCTATTTCGATCTTTCTGTGAAATGCCAACCATCAAAAGTGTGGATGTTTTTGCTGGAGTTGGAAAATTCTTTGTGGTCGGACTAGGAGGAGTGTTAGTAGGTCTTACTTTTGGGATGACCGCCGCCTTTACCACGCGGTTCACCAAGGATATCCGGGTCATCGAACCGCTCTTTGTCTTCCTGTACAGCTATCTTTCCTACCTCACTGCCGAGATGTTCCACCTTTCGGGGATCGTGGC caTCATTGCTTGTGCCATGGGCATGAAACGTTACGTGGAGGCCAACATCTCTCTGAAGTCTCACACCACAGTCAAATACTTCATGAAGATGTGGAGCAGTGTCAGCGATACCCTCATCTTCATCTTTCTTGGAGTTTCCACCATTGGAGAAAATCACGAGTGGAACTGGCCATACATTTGCTTCACTGtcattttctgtctcatttgGAGAGCGCTAG gGGTTCTTGTGCTGACTTTCTTTGTGAACAGATTTAATGTGAACACCATCACCAGCAAGGACCAATTCATTATCGCCTACGGGGGTCTCCGAGGAgctatttgtttctctttggttttcttgCTCCCCGACTTTCACAGAAAGAAGCTTTTCATTGCAGCGACAACTGTTGTCATCCTCTTCACTGTGTTTGTACAG GGGATGACCATCCGTCCTCTCGTTGACTTGCTGGCTGtcaagaggaaaagagagagtgCTCCCACAGTGGGAGAGCAGATCCATATTCGG TTCTTGGATCATTTGCTGGCTGGCATCGAAGATATATCTGGACACTGGGGACAGTACTACTGGAAAGACAA ATTAGAATATTTCAACAGCAAATACCTGCAGAAGATCCTACTTCGAGAATACGACCAGCCAAAATCGAGTATCGTGCTCCTCTATgaaaagctggagaggaaaCACGCCATtgagctggcagaagcagggcagctgggtCATGCTGCCTCTCACCCGTCCCTGCT caacAACAGGACTGTCATATCGGACAAAAAACTGGTGGATGCTCTGAATCCGGATGTCCTGGAAAACATACAGGAAATATTGGCAAGGAACCTGTACCGAATAAGGAGAACG GGACCGGCGTACAACAGGCATACCCTGCCCGGGGAGACCGAGCCCGCGGAGCATGCCAAGGAGATCCTGATCCTCCGGCACAAGAGCCTGCGGGTGGAAGTGAGTGGAGACGGCACgggcagctgcaggaaggag AAGGACGACTCCTACCTGGCGCAGGGTGACTCCAGCACGCAGCCCAAGCTGTGCCGCTCCTTTACCG tgGGGAATGTGGAAAAGGTCCGGGAAGTGAAAGAGAACCGGTCGAAGTCGGTGTGTGTCATCCCACCGCCGCAGCCCAGTGGGACGGCCTGCGCTGAGAAGAAAGAAACGGAGAAAGAGCTGACGTTGGAGATGTGA